The following are encoded in a window of Sphaerisporangium siamense genomic DNA:
- a CDS encoding aldo/keto reductase family protein, which yields MQFRHLGRSGLKVSEISYGNWITHGSQVEEDAAKACVRAALDEGITTFDTADVYAATKAEEVLGRALAGVRRESLEIFTKVYWPTGAGPNDRGLSRKHITESINGSLRRLGTDYVDLYQAHRYDHETPLEETLKTFDDLVRQGKVLYVGVSEWTADQIAGALKIADEMGFDRLVSNQPQYSMLWRVIEAEVVPLCEKEGVGQIVWSPIAQGVLTGKYLPGHAPPAGSRATDPAGSSFIGRMLGDDVLTRVQELKPIAADLGLTMAQLAVAWVLQNPNVSSAIVGASRPEQVRDNVRASGVRLDAEVLEKIDDLLAPVVERDPARTESPATRP from the coding sequence ATGCAATTTCGCCATCTCGGCCGCAGCGGCCTGAAGGTCAGTGAGATCAGCTACGGCAACTGGATCACCCACGGATCCCAGGTGGAGGAGGACGCCGCCAAGGCGTGCGTCCGGGCGGCGCTGGACGAGGGCATCACCACGTTCGACACCGCCGACGTGTACGCGGCCACCAAGGCCGAGGAGGTGCTCGGCCGCGCCCTCGCGGGGGTGCGGCGCGAGTCCCTGGAGATCTTCACCAAGGTCTACTGGCCGACGGGCGCGGGCCCGAACGACCGGGGCCTGTCCCGCAAGCACATCACCGAGAGCATCAACGGATCGCTGCGGCGGCTCGGTACCGACTACGTGGACCTGTACCAGGCGCACCGCTACGACCACGAGACCCCGCTCGAAGAGACGCTGAAGACCTTCGACGACCTGGTGCGCCAGGGCAAGGTGCTCTACGTCGGCGTCAGCGAGTGGACCGCCGACCAGATCGCCGGCGCGCTGAAGATCGCCGACGAGATGGGCTTCGACCGGCTGGTGTCCAACCAGCCGCAGTACTCGATGCTCTGGCGGGTCATCGAGGCCGAGGTCGTGCCGCTGTGCGAGAAGGAGGGCGTCGGCCAGATCGTCTGGTCGCCCATCGCGCAGGGCGTGCTGACCGGCAAGTACCTGCCCGGCCACGCCCCTCCGGCGGGCTCGCGGGCCACCGACCCGGCGGGCTCGTCGTTCATCGGCCGCATGCTCGGCGACGACGTGCTGACCCGCGTGCAGGAGCTCAAGCCGATCGCCGCCGATCTCGGCCTCACCATGGCCCAGCTCGCGGTGGCGTGGGTGCTGCAGAACCCCAACGTCTCCTCGGCCATCGTCGGGGCCAGCAGGCCCGAGCAGGTGCGCGACAACGTCAGGGCCTCGGGGGTCCGCCTGGACGCCGAGGTGCTGGAGAAGATCGACGACCTGCTGGCGCCCGTCGTGGAGCGGGATCCGGCCAGAACGGAAAGCCCGGCGACGCGTCCGTGA
- a CDS encoding bifunctional adenosylcobinamide kinase/adenosylcobinamide-phosphate guanylyltransferase has product MRGLVKVLLSGTAGPYGWPEPGCGCASCGRLPAGHRLPTAVVLDDAVRLAPPAGLALAPPATLPKGYRMTVTPDGYAVSGPDRGRVLHAAPPGGHAGEPSPSWAEDAYDLVLIDLLDRPQRLGDLRRRGLVTDRTRVVAVGLDHRAPSEAELFRRLAFWGAEAVADGTTLDTRRPAPARAPAPKRVLVLGGARSGKSEEAETRLIAEPDVTYVATGPTGRLDEDWLARVRAHRARRPPYWTTIETTELEALLRSESGPLLVDGIGTWLAAVFDACGAWDDPAHDRPRGRKPGRFGTALDAVAARCDELVAAWRRTRAQVVAVSDEVGLSVVPATAAGRVFRDALGRLNRGLAEESEEALLVVAGRVLPLPI; this is encoded by the coding sequence GTGCGGGGCCTGGTGAAGGTCCTGCTGTCCGGCACGGCCGGTCCCTACGGCTGGCCGGAGCCCGGCTGCGGCTGCGCCTCCTGCGGCCGGCTGCCCGCCGGGCACCGCCTGCCCACGGCCGTGGTGCTGGACGACGCGGTGCGCCTCGCGCCGCCCGCCGGACTCGCCCTCGCCCCTCCGGCGACGCTCCCCAAGGGCTACCGCATGACCGTCACCCCGGACGGCTACGCGGTCAGCGGGCCCGACCGCGGCCGCGTGCTGCACGCGGCGCCGCCGGGCGGCCACGCGGGCGAGCCCTCGCCGAGCTGGGCGGAGGACGCCTACGACCTGGTGCTCATCGACCTGCTCGACCGTCCGCAGCGCCTCGGCGACCTGCGCCGCCGCGGCCTGGTGACGGACAGGACGCGGGTGGTCGCCGTCGGCCTGGACCACCGGGCGCCCTCGGAGGCCGAGCTGTTCAGACGCCTGGCGTTCTGGGGCGCCGAGGCCGTCGCCGACGGCACGACGCTGGACACCAGGCGTCCCGCGCCCGCCCGCGCGCCCGCGCCCAAGCGGGTGCTGGTGCTCGGCGGCGCGCGCTCGGGCAAGTCGGAGGAGGCGGAGACCCGGCTGATCGCCGAGCCCGACGTCACCTACGTGGCCACCGGGCCCACGGGCAGGCTCGACGAGGACTGGCTGGCCCGGGTGCGCGCCCACCGGGCCCGCCGCCCGCCGTACTGGACGACGATCGAGACCACCGAGCTGGAGGCCCTGCTCAGGTCGGAGTCGGGGCCGCTGCTCGTCGACGGGATCGGCACCTGGCTGGCCGCCGTCTTCGACGCGTGCGGCGCCTGGGACGACCCCGCGCACGACCGTCCGCGCGGGCGCAAGCCGGGACGCTTCGGCACGGCGCTGGACGCGGTGGCGGCGCGGTGCGACGAGCTGGTGGCGGCGTGGCGGCGGACCCGGGCGCAGGTGGTGGCGGTCAGCGACGAGGTGGGGCTGAGCGTGGTGCCCGCGACCGCCGCCGGGCGGGTGTTCCGCGACGCGCTCGGCCGGCTCAACCGGGGGCTGGCCGAGGAGTCGGAGGAGGCCCTGCTGGTCGTGGCCGGCCGCGTCCTTCCCCTGCCGATCTGA
- a CDS encoding adenosylcobinamide-GDP ribazoletransferase encodes MSAPFVPEPIVAGLRLAVGTLSIWPAGLPRADRETAGWAMALAPLVGLLLGLAAGAVMTLAGLLVSPLLAAVAGVATLAVLTRGLHLDGLADLADGLGSGRPAAQALEIMKRSDIGPFGVVTLVLTALAQVAAAAEAGPAALVLAGMTGRLAVTWACVAGVPAARPGGLGAMVAGTVRQTSAIYASAAVSAAALAIGLVAEHPVIYLVAAAAGLGAAWAVLAHAIRRLGGITGDVLGALVEVSATITLVVCAAAP; translated from the coding sequence ATGTCCGCACCCTTCGTCCCCGAGCCGATCGTCGCGGGGCTGCGCCTGGCCGTGGGCACCTTGAGCATCTGGCCCGCGGGGCTGCCGCGCGCCGACCGGGAGACCGCCGGGTGGGCCATGGCGCTCGCACCGCTGGTCGGCCTGCTCCTCGGCCTGGCGGCCGGGGCGGTGATGACGCTCGCCGGGCTGCTCGTCTCGCCGCTGCTCGCCGCCGTCGCCGGGGTGGCCACGCTGGCCGTGCTGACCCGCGGCCTGCACCTGGACGGCCTGGCCGACCTCGCCGACGGGCTCGGCAGCGGCCGGCCCGCCGCGCAGGCCCTGGAGATCATGAAGCGCTCGGACATCGGGCCGTTCGGCGTGGTCACGCTGGTGCTCACCGCGCTGGCGCAGGTCGCCGCCGCGGCCGAGGCGGGCCCCGCGGCGCTGGTGCTGGCCGGGATGACCGGGCGGCTGGCGGTCACGTGGGCCTGCGTGGCGGGCGTCCCCGCGGCGCGGCCCGGCGGCCTCGGGGCGATGGTCGCCGGCACCGTGCGGCAGACCTCGGCGATCTACGCGTCCGCCGCCGTGTCCGCGGCGGCCCTGGCGATCGGCCTGGTGGCGGAGCACCCGGTGATCTACCTGGTGGCCGCCGCGGCGGGGCTCGGCGCGGCCTGGGCGGTGCTGGCGCACGCGATCCGGCGGCTCGGCGGGATCACCGGCGACGTGCTCGGGGCCCTGGTCGAGGTGAGCGCCACGATCACGCTGGTCGTCTGCGCCGCCGCGCCCTGA
- a CDS encoding CPBP family intramembrane glutamic endopeptidase, translated as MSRRPGDLAVFLLVAYGLSWLAALPLWITGRSGLTTVTGFVMMFTPALAVLAVWRLRHRDVPFREWARATGLTLGPARGRGLRFVLIGWGGTALLVLLALGVSVATGLLSVDLSGLSLLRRELASATGGTSLPLDPRTLAVIQVVQGLVIGPVLNAIPSLGEEYGWRGWLLPRLMPLGAVRALIVSGVIWGLWHAPLTLRGYNYAQLGPWAAPVFVVFCVLFGIFLGVLRLRSGSVWPAVAGHGTLNALGGLPLLLGDAARPPDLLLAGITGVVGWVLLAVVAIVLLRGRPVPAAPVPPQA; from the coding sequence ATGAGCCGCCGTCCCGGCGACCTCGCCGTCTTCCTGCTCGTCGCCTACGGCCTGTCGTGGCTGGCCGCGCTGCCGTTGTGGATCACCGGCCGGTCCGGGCTGACCACGGTCACCGGCTTCGTGATGATGTTCACCCCGGCGCTGGCCGTGCTCGCGGTGTGGCGCCTGCGCCATCGCGACGTCCCGTTCCGGGAGTGGGCCCGCGCGACGGGGCTCACGCTCGGGCCGGCGCGCGGGCGCGGCCTGCGATTCGTCCTGATCGGCTGGGGCGGCACCGCGCTGCTGGTCCTGCTCGCGCTCGGCGTCAGCGTCGCGACCGGCCTGCTCAGCGTGGACCTGTCCGGCCTGAGCCTCCTCCGCCGCGAGCTGGCCTCGGCCACCGGAGGGACGTCCCTGCCGCTGGATCCCAGGACGCTCGCGGTGATCCAGGTCGTCCAAGGGCTGGTCATCGGGCCGGTGCTCAACGCGATCCCGTCCCTGGGGGAGGAGTACGGCTGGCGCGGCTGGCTGCTGCCCCGGCTGATGCCCCTGGGCGCCGTCCGCGCGCTGATCGTCTCCGGCGTGATCTGGGGCCTGTGGCACGCGCCGCTCACCCTGCGCGGCTACAACTACGCCCAGCTCGGGCCGTGGGCCGCCCCGGTGTTCGTCGTCTTCTGTGTCCTGTTCGGCATCTTCCTCGGTGTGCTGCGCCTGCGGTCGGGCAGCGTCTGGCCCGCGGTGGCCGGGCACGGCACGCTGAACGCCCTGGGCGGACTGCCCTTGCTGCTGGGCGACGCGGCGCGTCCGCCGGACCTGCTGCTCGCGGGGATCACCGGCGTGGTCGGCTGGGTGCTGCTCGCGGTCGTGGCGATCGTCCTCCTGCGCGGGCGGCCGGTCCCGGCCGCGCCGGTGCCTCCCCAGGCGTGA
- a CDS encoding DUF1648 domain-containing protein produces the protein MSGRPWLARLSAGWAVLVTVVLVAGPLVLRGRLPDPLATHWEVSGAPDGSMSFWAWFAMEAALWALLVACVARGVLRLGAEARGAAAATRVRAAGGLFAGGAVFLLAQQWATLAANLGTLDWRDAAPLGWRVVLVPAAAIAAGVLGVLIASAGAGGAEPEPAARPAVPLPLRSGQRAVWVSSARNAGAAIGGVAALAAALLLALTRTTLGPSGLESTAIGLTIAGLAMLGVSTVGVRVGDEAMVISFGPFGRPRRTVPLGRIESARVEVKGPFEVGGWGFRGLPGMATIMIRGGECLIVRYHSGGELAVTVDDAHRGAALINALVARSGVR, from the coding sequence ATGAGCGGGCGTCCGTGGCTCGCGCGGCTCTCGGCCGGATGGGCGGTCCTCGTCACCGTGGTCCTGGTGGCCGGCCCCCTCGTGCTGAGAGGCCGGCTGCCCGACCCGCTCGCCACCCACTGGGAGGTGTCCGGCGCGCCGGACGGCTCGATGTCCTTCTGGGCGTGGTTCGCCATGGAGGCCGCGCTGTGGGCGCTGCTCGTGGCGTGCGTCGCCCGCGGCGTCCTGCGCCTCGGCGCCGAGGCGAGGGGCGCGGCGGCGGCGACCCGCGTGCGCGCGGCCGGGGGACTGTTCGCGGGCGGGGCGGTTTTCCTGCTGGCCCAGCAGTGGGCGACGCTCGCCGCCAACCTCGGCACCCTGGACTGGCGCGACGCGGCGCCGCTCGGGTGGCGCGTCGTCCTGGTCCCCGCCGCCGCGATCGCCGCGGGCGTGCTCGGCGTGCTGATCGCCTCGGCGGGCGCCGGCGGCGCGGAGCCGGAGCCCGCCGCGCGGCCCGCCGTCCCCCTGCCCCTCAGGAGCGGGCAGCGCGCGGTGTGGGTGTCCTCGGCCAGGAACGCCGGCGCGGCGATCGGCGGCGTCGCGGCGCTGGCCGCGGCCCTGCTGCTCGCCCTCACGCGCACGACGCTCGGGCCGAGCGGCCTGGAGAGCACGGCGATCGGGCTGACGATCGCCGGGCTGGCGATGCTCGGGGTGTCCACGGTCGGGGTGCGCGTCGGCGACGAGGCCATGGTGATCTCGTTCGGCCCGTTCGGCCGCCCCAGGCGCACGGTGCCGCTCGGCAGGATCGAGAGCGCCCGGGTCGAGGTGAAGGGCCCGTTCGAGGTGGGCGGCTGGGGTTTCCGCGGGCTGCCCGGCATGGCGACGATCATGATCAGGGGCGGCGAGTGCCTGATCGTCCGCTACCACTCGGGCGGCGAGCTGGCCGTGACCGTCGACGACGCCCATCGCGGGGCCGCGCTGATCAACGCCCTCGTCGCCAGGAGCGGCGTCCGATGA
- a CDS encoding GntR family transcriptional regulator, with the protein MASTMLLTLDLNDPRPLHEQVAAAVRQAVASGVVTPGQRLPSARQLAAALGVNANTVLRALRDLRDEGVLEFRRGRGVSVLRPPDARELVMRRTRELLEEARLYGLGPEEVIEMIRTSS; encoded by the coding sequence GTGGCTAGCACCATGTTACTCACCCTGGACCTGAACGACCCCCGGCCGCTGCACGAGCAGGTCGCCGCGGCCGTCAGGCAGGCCGTCGCCTCGGGCGTCGTCACCCCCGGGCAGCGCCTGCCGTCGGCGCGCCAGCTCGCCGCCGCGCTCGGCGTCAACGCCAACACGGTGCTGCGCGCGCTGCGCGACCTGCGCGACGAGGGGGTGCTGGAGTTCCGCAGAGGCCGCGGCGTGTCCGTCCTGCGCCCGCCCGACGCCCGTGAACTCGTCATGCGAAGGACGCGGGAACTGCTGGAGGAGGCGCGGTTGTACGGCCTCGGCCCCGAGGAGGTCATCGAGATGATCAGGACATCGTCATGA